CAAGAACCACGACCACGCGGTCTTCATCGCCGATCGCTTCAACAAGAACTACCCGATTTACAAGGGCGATTTCGCCAAAGTCATCGATTTTAAGACCGAGTACGCCCAGGATCTCATCGACAAGTTCAGCAGCGCGCCGAAGATGCCTCAGATCGCGATCTCAGTGGACATGCTCGACACCGGAATCGATGTTCCTGAAGTCGTGAATCTCGTCTTCTTCAAGCAAGTTCGTTCCAAAACCAAGTTCTGGCAGATGGTCGGGCGCGGCACGCGCTTGTGCCCTGACCTCTTCGGCCCAGGTCTGGACAAGAAGGAGTTCTTCATCTTTGACTACTGCGGCAATCTAGAGTTCTTCAGCCAGGATATGGAGGGCACTGACGGCACTTCTGGCATGTCGCTCTCCGCGAGGCTGTTTGCGGCTCGCTTGCAGCTGATCGCCAAGCTGAGCTCTACGGAAACGGGCGCCACAGCAGTCAGGGAGCACGTCGAACAATACGGCGAACCAAAGTCGGACGAGGAAGTGATGAAGTCCATCGTCGGAATCCTCATGGCGGAGGTTGGCTCGATGAACACGGGCAATTTCATCGTGCGTGCAAAGCGGAAGTTTGTCGAGAAGTACCAGCAAGCTGAGGAGTGGGGCGACCTAGACCCGGAAAAGCTAGCTGAGCTGGAACACGAAATCGCAGGCCTACCGACTGAGCAAGCTCCCGAAGCAGTGGAGTCCAAGCAGTTCGATCTGACAATGCTCCGAGTCCAACTGGCGCTCCTCAATTCATCGCCCACCTACAAGCGGCTGAAGCAACAAGTGCAGGACATTGCCGGAGCTTTAGAGGAGTCGGCCGACATTCCAGCAATCAAGGCTCAGATGAACCTCATCGAGGACTTACAGAACGATGGATGGTGGGAGGATGTGACTGTTCCGATGCTGGAGATGGTCAGGCTCCGATTGCGCACACTGGTCAAGCTCATCGAACGACAAAAGGGCAATCCGGTCTACACAGACTTTGGCGACGAGATGGGCGAGGAGTCCGAGGTCACCTTGCCTGGATTTACGAGCGCCGTCAGCTTTGAGCGATTTCGCGAGAAGGCACGTGCCTTTCTGCGGGCGCACCAAGACAAGGAAGCGATCCAGAAACTCCGCCTGAACGAGCCGATGACCGAAGCAGATCTTGCCCAGTTGCAGGAGATCCTAGTTGAAAGCGGAACAGGCGACGAGGAGACAATCCAAAAGGCTTCGGAGCAGGGGCTTGGATTATTCGTGCGATCCCTGGTCGGGCTAGATCGAGAGGCTGCGAAGTGCGCGTTCAACGAGTTTCTTGTCGGTAGGGAGCTGAATCCGAACCAGATCGAATTCATCGATCTGATCATCAACTATCTCACGGAACACGGGGTGATGGAGCCGCGGGCACTGTACGAGTCCCCCTTTACGGACATCAATCCCCTCGGCCCCGATGGGGTCTTCGAGTCAGGTTGGGTCGACAAGATCATCGGCGCGCTCACCTCAATCCGAGAACACGCCCTGGCATAGGATTGCCCTGGCCAATTCCGTGCCAGGGCTTCATTCTCACTTGTCTGATGCTTGAACAGGCTCAAGTAGTCGTAACCTGTTGCCCGCAGCAGCCCACGAATCACGAATCGACTTCTTGTACTTGGGCAGCACCCCAACAAAGTCGACTGATGTAACTCGGCGGTCTTTACAGATTCGATCGATTGACTTTGTGTAGCGAGAGATGGTGGGGGTATTCGAGGCCGAGTCATCTCCCCCGTCGGTCATCACGGTGACCTGTACGCGGTCAGCGGTCGTTGCGGATAGCCGGGCCGAAACAGCCTCTGCCATGTCAACGAAGTTCGTGCCTCGGCGCTTATCCGACGAGTCGGTTCCTCGTTTCAATCTGGAAACGATGGCCTCGATTGGCGTCGAGTCAATTTCTCCCGCGAGAAGTTCTTCAGTGGTAGACCCCATCCTGTAGAGGCTGAACGTCGTACTGGGATCCGCTGACTCCAGCCTCGATACGACAACTGCTTGTTGTTGAGCACGCTCGGCTCGGGTGCTTCCGCTGTAGTCGACGACGAGCACAAGTTCAGTTCTGCTCCCGTGGATGCAAGCGGCCTGGCACAGAACCACCGCGATCAATATGAGGGACGAGTAGCCCTTCACAGTCCGTTCTCCTTGTCGGCCCGGCGAAATCGCTTCGTCGCATCCTGCGCCTGGGCCTTCCAGCCAGCGAATCGAGCGTGTCTCCGATGGATTCGGAGGTCTGCCTTATGTTCCTCGGGCATGTCGGGAGATTCCGGAGTCTCTGAGTGATGCCTGTCAATCACCCCGGCAAGCGTACGTTGAACCTCTTGGATCTTCGGATCCAGCCGATCGAGCTCGCGCTCGATCGTTTTCACTGTGTTGAGCGACTCGATGGCGTTTCGCACTTCCAGATAGTGGCGTTGGTCTTCCATCTCGGCGCGCTCGTGCCTTCTCTGCTCGGCTTCGATTCGCCGCGATGATTCAATTGCGTAAGCGTCGTTGAAAGCGACAACACTCGCACCCACGACATAGACGGAGCTCAGACAGCAACCAATCAGAAAGGCCAGCCAAAAAGGCGTCGCGTGCGCTGGATCGACAAGTGCGCGTGCGGCATTGACAGCAAGGATTGCCTTGGCGTCGATGAGAGCCACCGCGAAGATGCACGCACTAGAAACGGTCATTGCTGTCGTAAGGGCCAATCTTGGCTTCATCCGATCGGCCGAGGCGGCCATTGTTCCGGCGCGCTTCCACGTTGGATGCACCGTGAGGAAGACACCTGCCACGATCACCGCAGCGAGTGCCATCGAGATCAACAGGGCAATTGGATTGAAGGCGAGTTGTTTTGGTGGCGTTTGCATGACCACTGCACCCATGCCGACGGTAGCCAGAACGAAGCACCCGACCATTCCGGCCCATTTGAGAATTTGACTTCCCCCAAGGGCCGAGGTGTGCACTCCGGCTAGCCCCGCACGGTCAGCTGCATCGGCCTCGTGCAGCTTTGTGATCGCGTAGACGTCCTGAACTGAAGTGTGACCAGGCACGTACTCCAGACCAAGCACGGCGAGAGCCTTGACAGCCACCTCGTTAGCCGCGCACAGGTCGGACTCCAAGGTCACCCTTTGTGTGAGTAGCTTCTGGAGCCGCTCCGACTCAATTGACTCAACAAGGTCGATTTGCCGACCCTTCCTTTCGATGTGCCGCCGATGTTCCGACAAGCGCTCATCCAGTTTCGCCTCGTGGATGGCCTCGCGCTCGGCGTGAGTGTGCAGCCATTCTTGGATCTCGTGGTCGAGCCCGGCTTGCTTGGCGTCGCGCTCGGCAGATTGGTGAGTTTGTTTTCCGTTGCTTTCCATGATTTCACCGCGACCGGCTGAAGGTGTGGAAGCTTCGCGATTCGACTTGCGCGTCCCTGGATTCTCTCGCCTGGACGAATGCGTCCAGTTGGGCCGAGGTGATGCGACGAGCGCGCCCGATCGTGATGCTTTCCAGTTCACCGGATTCGATGAGTCGGTACACGAACGCCCGCGAGAGCGAAAGAAGCCGGCAGGCCTCCATGACTGTGTAGGCGAGCTTCGAATGATTCATGTGCTGACTCATGCGGCGATGGTCACACGGTGCGTTCTTAGGTTCCGAATTGACGCCAGATTCTTTAGCCGGGACTAAAGCGCTTGCACCGATGGCGAGCGACTTGTGCCTCAGAGTGAAGCTGATAGAGTCGGATAGCGGTGGCTCTCAACGGGCCGATGCACCAGAGACCGTGCGCCACAAAGCACGCTGGTTGTCGGCCCTTACGGAGCCACCATACGAACACCGAATCAATCAAAGTTCCCGCTGGGTCTCATCGACGCGCTTACGGTCCCCAATCAAAAAAGCGATGTGTGGCAGATTTCCTCATTCGCGATAATGGTAAGATCTTGCTTCTCGACCGTCTGGCGATCGGCCGCATTCTTGCACTGTGGTTTCCCCACCATTACATCCTGAACATAGGCTGGATTTTGCCGCTAGACTTATCAACAATGATCGTTAGGGAGTCGCTTCGATTGGCATTTGTGTACGTGGCCGCGAAGACTCCAGAGAAATCATCAATTGTTACTGTAACCGGGAAACGCAGTTCATAGTGGAGTGCTACCTTCAGTGTCTCAAGCAGCATTGTCGTTCTCTTTGCCCAGCTCTTTGACTTCCGGCTCCGCCTGTTACCGGAGCTGTCCCCAAAACCCTGAGTTTCGAGGCCCTCATGTTGCCGCACAGGAGCGGAAACAATACTTGGACTATGGCCCGACGATTTCACTATCAGCGTCAGGGCCTCATCGGCCCAGACTGCCTGCAAAGTAAAAGCCCTTGGCACCGTCTTGCCAAGGATTGAATTGTTCGCGCACCTGTAGAGAGCCATGGCTTCGGGCCCCGACAGTATTTGGGGCGACACCAGAGGAAGCCCCGAAAGAGCAATTAGCAGCGTCATCATTTATAGAAATAATCCTTATGTTATCTAATTCCGTACCTAGCACATTCCTTAGGGATTGGGCAGTTGTTTCGCTTGAAGAAAATGCATTCCGAGCGCAGAAAAACGTCGACATCGCTTTCGCACTGTGCTGGATTCGCGGCCCTTTTGCACTTGCTCTTGGAGTTGATCGCACACGAATAGCTAATCATGTGTGCTTCACACTCCCGCGGATTGCCATCACTGTTAGTTGGACCATCTGGCCGTCCGTTACAAGTCGCCGTGTTGCGAGCATGCCACAACTCGTGTTTTGCAATACATTCTAAGATGAAGGACGGTGGCTTATGGCCCAAACCCTTCTTAAGTACACCGGCGTAGACGCACACGTATGGTGAGCCGCAACAGCATATTGTTTCACCCACTGGGGCACCACCTGTCCTATCCATTTCATCCAAGTGCCCTCTTTCGAGACTTTCGCAAATGCCTTCGCATTTTGCTATGTAAAGAATAAGGCCAATCTGGGCACTAAGGCCGGTAAAGTCGGAGAATGCTTGCGGCATCGCAGATGCATAGATGTACGCTGACTCTTTGGGCCAGATGGGATCCACGGTCATCCATCTTCCGAGGTTTTGGCGATAGTGCCTGGCCCTGACGTACGTCCTGCGGCTGGTGTCCTTGTAGTAGCCGAGGGTGCCCACGTACTGGAACGGTGTCGCGCTGGAGCCGGACCTGAGTTCGCCGTACGGCCAGTACTCCCAAGAATCGGTCACCGATTGCGCGTTGTCGAGCAGGGCCACGGTCGATCCAAGCGGGTCGGGGACGAAGTCCTTCCGCACCCCGCCCCTCACCTCAGAGACGACCTCGCCGTCCACGACCGTGTACCGAGCCTTCATCGGCATGATCTGACGGACATTGTACGACAGTTTTCAGGTGCCGGATACAATCCGGACTCAGTGTCGTTCCGAGAGCAGTGGTACAGCGACGAACAAGCCCGGTTCCTGGCCGTGCTCGCCAGACTTTGCCGTCCGCTTGAAGGGTCAGTCCTCGAATTCGGCAGTTGGGAAGGTAAAAGTACATGCGCCATCGCAAACTCAGTGCATCCACAAGTCGTGACTGCAGTCGACACGTGGCAGGGTAGTGCGGACGAAGACCCCGAGCACGTCTCAGTCAAAGCCGCGAAGGAGCGAGACGTCAAGGCCATGTTCGATTCGAACGTGCGGGCTCTGACCGCAGGCAATATCCGCGCCGTCGTCGAGGATTGTCACCGCTTCATGGAAGATTACGCCAGCCCGGTGAAGTTCTGTCACATCGATGCGAGCCACGACTACGACAGCGTGAGCCGCTCCATTAGGGCCGTGCTTCCGAACCTCGTTGAAGGAGGGATCCTTTGCGGCGACGACTTCATCAACGCCAGCAGCCTGGCTCCCGGATTGAACGGCGGAGTCGAGCGGGCAGTTCGAGAGTGCCTGCCCGGGTTCCTGTCTCGCGGAAACCTTTGGTATTGGATCACGACTGCCAGGCGCATGGCCCTTCTACACGGATCCGGGTAAGACTGGGTGGAGGTACGTCGCTCCCACGTCGGTCGCGCGAAAAAGACCCGAAAACCTCATCCAAGAATCCGCCCTCATCTCGAACAGTGCGCCTGCGTAATCCGGATACCTGTCGGCGGCCGGATGCAGACGCGTCAAGTCGGCCTTGCGCCAGCGGTCTGCCTCGATAAGATAGCACTGGTCGGAGAACCCTCGACCGATCGAATAGCCACGGCGTTCTGCGACCGAAACGGAGCGGACTTCCCGCAGGTTCCCGTTCCAAACAGGGTTCACGCATGCTGTTTCCAGATCTTCCGATAGAAGCCGGCATCCTCTGCCGACCCAGTCGCTCTGGTGGCCTAAGGCCGCATCGCTCGCGTAATGCACGAGGAACCTCGTCTCGCAAAGCCGGATCCCGACAAGTTCGGCGGACGAGTACCAAAGCCCTCGCCCAAGATCGGCCGCAACGAGGTCGAACGAAGCGAGGACGGGCTCAAGGCAGTCGGGAACAAAGATGGCTGATGTTGCGAGGCCCTTCTTGACCAGGTGATCGGCCGCCTTCATGGCCGCGACCGGGTCCTTCACGTTGTTCACCAAGATCCTCCGCTCTTCGAAAGGGGTTTCGTGCCGATCGATCAAGGACGCGAAGTGGCGTTCTTCGAGCACCTGCCGCCAGTCTGCTTCCCAGCACTTCGTTTCGAACGTCACGGACAGATCGTTACTCAACAATCCGCATCATGACGGATCGTAGCGACCGTTCCTATTGTATGATTTTCATCCATGGGTAAGACGACCTCGCGCCGAGGGCTCTGCGTGGTCTATTGCGTCCACGACGACCGGTACTACCTCGAAGAGGCGATCGGGTCGTTCAAAGGGGCGGGGCCGGTCTACGCTTTCGTCAGTAGGATCCCATGGCACGGCGCCCTGGGAGACTGGCAGGCAGCAGGCCAAGCAGCGGTAAAGGCAGGGGCCACGGTCGTCGAAGGCGAATGGCCCGACGAAGACTCCCACCGCCGAGCGGCCCTGGACTTCGTCAAGGTGCAGGGCTACTCTTTCGCTCTCATACCGGATGGCGACGAGATCATCGAAGACCGCTTGCTCGGACAGCTTGTGTCGGTCGCGGCTGGAGACCAAGCCGACGTGGTGAATGTGGAATGGGACACGTACTGGTGGTCGCCGGAGTACGTCGTCCGTCCACGAGAGCCGTTTAGGCCCGTGATGCTGGTCAAACTCGACACCGCGCACCACGTCCATTTGCGCCAGTTCATAGGCGACCGGACGATGTCTCTCGGAGAAAAGTGCGGCATCGTCCACCACTTGTCGTACTGCGGCCCGGACGAGAGGATCCGAAGGAAGATCGGATCCTGGTCTCACCGGCGCGAAGTCGTACCGGGCTGGTACTCGGACGTCTGGTGCAGATGGAAGTCGGACCGTGCCCTACGGCACCTGCATCCGACGCACCCTTCGAACTACGGGTTCGCGGAACGGATCCGGATCCCTGCTCAGTTGTCGTCGGTCGCAAAAGAACCAGAAGCGTCCCGCGCCAGCCAGCGCCGCGGCACATCTGAGAAGTGGCCCACGGTGTCCGTATGCATCCCGCTCTTCGGTGGAGAAGAAGACATCGCAGCGTGCCTCGACAGTCTCGAGAGCTGCCGCGACCTTCTGCACGAAGTGATCGTCGTCGACAACGGGTCCCCCGACAAGGCCGCGTCAAGAGTGAAGGAGTGCGAATGGGCGACGCTCATCGAGAACGAGCGCAACCTCGGGTTCGCCAAAGCCAGCAACCAAGCCTACGCACATTCTTCCGGCGATGTAGTGCTGTTCTTGAACAGCGATACGGTCGTCCCCAGGTCGGGACTCGTGGCGCTGATCGAGGATCTAGAACTCTCAGGCACGATCGCGGCCGCAGGGCCGCTTTCCAACACCGTCGGACATTCTCAGCGGACAGAGCCGACTTACACGCGCCTCGAAAACCTCGAACTGTTCGCGGAAGACCTGGCGTCGACTGGATCGGAGCCCCGCGACACGGACATGGCCGTGGGATTTTGCCTGGCCGTCAGGAGGCGCGTGCTTGAGGAGGTCGGACCTTTCGACGAATCGTTCGGGACCGGACTCTTCGAGGACAACGACCTCTGTCACCGTATCCGCAGGGCAGGCTACCGCATCGTGGTCTCGACGAGGTCGTACGTCCACCACAAAGGCTCGGCGAGTTTTGCAAGGGCCGGAATCGACTCCGGCCGGCTGCTTCAGGAGAACGCGCAGAAGTACAAGGACAAGTGGAGGCACGACCTTGAGACAGGGTTCGTGGACGTGCTCCCTGGACTGTCCGAAAGGGCGTGCACGTACGTGGCGGACCGCAAGCCGGAAGTGCTGGTCAGAAAGCTGCGCCCTTTGGTCGAGCGGGCGGACGTCAGCCTTTGCATGATCGTGCGCGACGAAGAGCGCGTGATCGGAGACTGTCTGAGGAGCGCGGCACCGTTCTTCCGGGAGATCGTCGTGGTCGATACAGGATCGACCGACCGGACGGTGGAGATCGCGCGCTCGTTCGGCGCGCGCGTGTACGAGCACACTTGGGAGTCGAGCTTTTCAGTGGCCCGTAACCGATCGCTCTCGTACGCGAACGGCAAGTGGATCTTTTGGATGGACGCGGACGACACCTTGCCTTGGTCGACCGGTGAGGCACTCTTACAGTCGGCCGTAGGGGCACCCGGGCACGTGCACGCCTTTGTCGTCCCCGTGCAGTTCGTGGAGGACGGCGCGCCGTCTGGAACCCGAGTCGACCATGTCAAGCTCTTCAGACGGCTCCCGAACGTGCAGTTCGAGGGCCGGATCCACGAGCAGGTCCTTCCCAGCATCAGGCTCCATGGTGGCGATCTGGGCAGGTTGCCGCAAGTCGTGCTCCATTCGGGATACGACACGTCCGAGGCAGGTCAGGCGAAGAAGCGCGCGAGGGACAGGGTATTGCTAGCCCTCGATTACTTCGAACGGCCCGGGCATCCGTTCGTGCTGTTCAACCTCGGAATGACCTGCCACTTCACCGGACACCACCGGAAGGCCGTAAGGTGGCTCAAGAGAGGATTGAAGTCGGCGAACGCTACCGAAAGCCACGTGCGAAAAGCGTACGACCTATTGGGCGTCTCGTTGAGGGAGCTTGGGAGGCACCACGAAGCGAAGGAAGCCTTTAAGGAGGGGCTGGAGCGCGTGGGAGAAGACGCCGAGCTCCGTTTTCACCTGGGGCTGTCGTGCACGCAGGAGGAGCGGTACGAAGAAGCACTGGTCCACTATGACGCGGTCCTCGCCTACGATCCGGACTCCGCGTTCCACAGTTTCGACATCGGGATCCTAGGGTTCAAGACGCTTCACAACCGTGCGGGGGTCCTTGCGCGTCTTGGCCGGTACTCGGAGGCCAAGACAGACTACAGCGCGGCCATCGAACAAGCTCCCGACTTCCTTCCCAGCACCTTTGAACTGTTCGACCTCGCACTTGGGAAAGAGGACTGGGAATGCGCCGAACGGTGCATCGGCCACGTTGAGTCGCAAGAGGGCCGCTCAAGGAACTATATTGGGATGGTCGCGAGATATGGGTCCGCGATCGGCGGGCCCGGCGGAGACGTAGCGGCCATTTCAAGGGCCGTCGAACGGCATCCTGCCGAGACGGAACCCAGGCTCATGCTCGGACGTCGTCTGGCGGAGACCGGGCGGCTTATAGAAGCCAAGCCGCACTTGGCGCACCTTGCTTCACGAGGCGTAGCGGAAGCCGCGTACGTCCTTGCCGTAGCCGAAGTTATGAGGGACGACTATCCGGCTGCCCGCGACTGGATGTTGCTCGCGCACTCGTTGAACCCCGGCCACGGTCAGACCGTCGAACAGCTCGCGCGGATCAATGCGGCGCTCGGAATGCCTGAGGAGTCCGGGCTTGTACAGTGACCGGGTCCTTGCGCTCGCTCTCGATTGTCGCCACTTCGGCCGACTGGAGGGTCCCACGCACGAAGGGCTCGTGGGGATTCCAGGCGAAGGAGAGTTCGCGTTTTTTTCGCTCAGGATCGTCGACGGAACAGTACAGGAAGCCGCGTTCGAGACTTATACGTGTCCTGCCGCAAAGGCGTCCTGCGAACTCCTCTGCCGCGTCATCGAAGGCAAAACATTAGAAAAGTCTAAATTAATTTCTGATAATGACCTGTTACTATTGATAGGAGGACTACCGGAAGGCAAGGGCCACTTAGCCGGCCTGGCAGTCTCCGCGTTACGGAGCTGCCTTCGCGGGGTCAAAACGGAGTAAAGGGAAGATGTTCGATTGGAGCGGGCCACCGTTTTGGTGCGGGACGTGCGTAGACAGCGGATCTGGGGGTAGCGGCGGAGGCTTTGGCTCCGGCGGAGGAAACGGATCCGGACCGTGCAGGTGCAACGTGGGTGGTAGTTATTGCGTTTCAGCCGGATTGACCAGGCTCCCGTCACAGTCCTGTCCGAACGTCTCTCCGCTCGCGGTGCCCGCGACCCCGTCCTCCTGCCCGGTCGTACCGCCTGTGTAGGCCAGATTTTTTGAAGATGCACGAAAAGTCGATACCAAGAAGCCGCACGCCCGAGGGACTGCCCGATTACGGCGATCCTTTGGTGGCCCAACGACAGCACCCGCACCGTCCCTCGCCCGACCCGGTCACCGGAAACCTTGTCATCGATCCTGAGATCCGCTTGAAGGCGCTCGGGTTCGACATCGATATCAGCTTTTACTACAGCTCCCAAAACGATAAGGACGACGTGTGCGGTAGGGGCCGGTGGTCGAACGCGTTTCAGCAGATCG
The Armatimonadota bacterium DNA segment above includes these coding regions:
- a CDS encoding VWA domain-containing protein, producing MKGYSSLILIAVVLCQAACIHGSRTELVLVVDYSGSTRAERAQQQAVVVSRLESADPSTTFSLYRMGSTTEELLAGEIDSTPIEAIVSRLKRGTDSSDKRRGTNFVDMAEAVSARLSATTADRVQVTVMTDGGDDSASNTPTISRYTKSIDRICKDRRVTSVDFVGVLPKYKKSIRDSWAAAGNRLRLLEPVQASDK
- a CDS encoding helix-turn-helix domain-containing protein, which encodes MNHSKLAYTVMEACRLLSLSRAFVYRLIESGELESITIGRARRITSAQLDAFVQARESRDAQVESRSFHTFSRSR
- a CDS encoding glycosyltransferase; amino-acid sequence: MGKTTSRRGLCVVYCVHDDRYYLEEAIGSFKGAGPVYAFVSRIPWHGALGDWQAAGQAAVKAGATVVEGEWPDEDSHRRAALDFVKVQGYSFALIPDGDEIIEDRLLGQLVSVAAGDQADVVNVEWDTYWWSPEYVVRPREPFRPVMLVKLDTAHHVHLRQFIGDRTMSLGEKCGIVHHLSYCGPDERIRRKIGSWSHRREVVPGWYSDVWCRWKSDRALRHLHPTHPSNYGFAERIRIPAQLSSVAKEPEASRASQRRGTSEKWPTVSVCIPLFGGEEDIAACLDSLESCRDLLHEVIVVDNGSPDKAASRVKECEWATLIENERNLGFAKASNQAYAHSSGDVVLFLNSDTVVPRSGLVALIEDLELSGTIAAAGPLSNTVGHSQRTEPTYTRLENLELFAEDLASTGSEPRDTDMAVGFCLAVRRRVLEEVGPFDESFGTGLFEDNDLCHRIRRAGYRIVVSTRSYVHHKGSASFARAGIDSGRLLQENAQKYKDKWRHDLETGFVDVLPGLSERACTYVADRKPEVLVRKLRPLVERADVSLCMIVRDEERVIGDCLRSAAPFFREIVVVDTGSTDRTVEIARSFGARVYEHTWESSFSVARNRSLSYANGKWIFWMDADDTLPWSTGEALLQSAVGAPGHVHAFVVPVQFVEDGAPSGTRVDHVKLFRRLPNVQFEGRIHEQVLPSIRLHGGDLGRLPQVVLHSGYDTSEAGQAKKRARDRVLLALDYFERPGHPFVLFNLGMTCHFTGHHRKAVRWLKRGLKSANATESHVRKAYDLLGVSLRELGRHHEAKEAFKEGLERVGEDAELRFHLGLSCTQEERYEEALVHYDAVLAYDPDSAFHSFDIGILGFKTLHNRAGVLARLGRYSEAKTDYSAAIEQAPDFLPSTFELFDLALGKEDWECAERCIGHVESQEGRSRNYIGMVARYGSAIGGPGGDVAAISRAVERHPAETEPRLMLGRRLAETGRLIEAKPHLAHLASRGVAEAAYVLAVAEVMRDDYPAARDWMLLAHSLNPGHGQTVEQLARINAALGMPEESGLVQ
- a CDS encoding class I SAM-dependent methyltransferase encodes the protein MSFREQWYSDEQARFLAVLARLCRPLEGSVLEFGSWEGKSTCAIANSVHPQVVTAVDTWQGSADEDPEHVSVKAAKERDVKAMFDSNVRALTAGNIRAVVEDCHRFMEDYASPVKFCHIDASHDYDSVSRSIRAVLPNLVEGGILCGDDFINASSLAPGLNGGVERAVRECLPGFLSRGNLWYWITTARRMALLHGSG
- a CDS encoding iron-sulfur cluster assembly scaffold protein, producing the protein MYSDRVLALALDCRHFGRLEGPTHEGLVGIPGEGEFAFFSLRIVDGTVQEAAFETYTCPAAKASCELLCRVIEGKTLEKSKLISDNDLLLLIGGLPEGKGHLAGLAVSALRSCLRGVKTE